A genomic segment from Aspergillus puulaauensis MK2 DNA, chromosome 1, nearly complete sequence encodes:
- a CDS encoding uncharacterized protein (COG:G;~EggNog:ENOG410PKXZ;~InterPro:IPR020846,IPR011701,IPR036259;~PFAM:PF07690;~TransMembrane:11 (o84-103i115-135o141-164i176-197o209-232i283-300o320-337i349-367o379-400i412-432o444-467i);~go_function: GO:0022857 - transmembrane transporter activity [Evidence IEA];~go_process: GO:0055085 - transmembrane transport [Evidence IEA]), which produces MPTVHLGHAPRNDLVDEKASSVENIEDCAITTTIDDIHVLGLRSDDAEFYRNFSSDRRKKLLRKAWPNDRTDQDGAYSACLSGIQYNIALSLFFIPYVLLEVPSNILLKHFTRPSLYLGTLIVSWGIIMTLTGVVRNFGGLLAMRLLLGIFEAGFFPGSVYLCSRWYMPRDLATRVAAFFCASALSGAFSGLLAAGLSRMDGVGGYSGWRWIFLIEGLITVVLGVLTFFLLVDSPQLSTKWLDQDEIRYLVIQEFIKEGGQFKEEDKKTSWNDIGDMMLNWRVYLLSYIMLCQSACNYGTKFTLPTITEAMGFTGTNAQLMTVPPYIAGAISAVLFSKLSDRYYWRMPFVAAPLLLIITGYAIIMGLKGRLEANIGPGYFAIIVACMGIYPTYPATASWAMNNLAPSKRRAIGSAFNICMGNTGGIIGSYMYLDKEAPTYPTGFGLSLAFGGSALFIAALLELSFAYGNKRNASLTETEIREKYTDEQLLAMGDKSPLFNPEST; this is translated from the exons ATGCCCACAGTACACCTAGGACACGCACCTAGGAACGACTTGGTCGACGAGAAGGCTTCCAGCGTCGAGAACATCGAGGACTgcgccatcaccaccaccattgACGATATCCATGTCCTTGGTCTTCGCTCAGACGATGCAGAATTCTATCGCAACTTCTCCTCAGACAGGAGGAAAAAGCTCCTGCGAAAGGCATGGCCCAATGACCGCACTGATCAGGACGGAGCTTACAGCGCAT GCCTGAGCGGTATCCAGTATAATATTGCTCTTagtcttttcttcatccccTACGTTCTACTTG AGGTCCCAAGCAACATTCTGCTGAAACATTTCACCAGACCCTCGCTCTATTTGGGTACCCTGATCGTCAGCTGGGGAATTATCATGACGTTGACTGGCGTCGTCCGAAACTTTGGTGGGTTGTTGGCCATGCGACTTTTGTTGGGAATCTTCGA GGCTGGATTCTTTCCTGGTTCGGTCTACCTATGTTCGCGCTGGTATATGCCCAGAGACCTCGCCACGCGGGTTGCCGCATTCTTCTGTGCAAGTGCTCTCTCCGGTGCCTTTTCCGGTCTTCTCGCGGCTGGTCTTTCGAGAATGGATGGCGTCGGTGGATACTCCggttggcgctggatatTTCTAATCGAGGGCTTGATTACAGTTGTTTTGGGGGTgttgaccttcttcttgctaGTAGACTCCCCGCAGCTATCCACAAAGTGGCTTGATCAGGACGAGATCCGGTACCTAGTGATACAGGAATTCATCAAAGAAGGAGGGCAGttcaaggaggaggataagaAGACATCGTGGAACGACATCGGGGACATGATGCTGAACTGGCGAGTTTATCTGCTATCCTATATTATGCTCTGCCAGTCTGCCTGCAACTATG GAACGAAATTCACTCTGCCGACCATTACAGAGGCAATGGGCTTTACCGGCACCAATGCGCAGCTTATGACCGTCCCACCGTATATTGCCGGCGCCATATCCGCAGTCCTATTTTCCAAACTGTCAGACCGGTATTACTGGCGCATGCCATTCGTTGCAGCACCCCTTCTCCTAATCATCACGGGGTACGCGATAATAATGGGCCTAAAGGGCCGGCTGGAGGCCAACATCGGGCCTGGGTATTTTGCAATCATCGTGGCCTGTATGGGTATCTACCCAACCTATCCAGCCACAGCTTCATGGGCAATGAACAACCTAGCCCCCTCAAAGCGCCGCGCCATCGGCAGTGCGTTCAACATCTGCATGGGCAATACCGGAGGCATTATCGGTAGCTACATGTATCTTGATAAGGAGGCCCCCACCTACCCTACCGGCTTTGGGTTGTCGTTGGCTTTTGGTGGGTCGGCTTTATTTATAGCTGCTCTTCTCGAGTTGTCCTTTGCGTATGGCAACAAGCGCAATGCTAGCTTGACCGAGACGGAGATCCGGGAGAAGTACACCGACGAGCAGTTGCTGGCGATGGGAGACAAGTCTCCGCTCTTCAA TCCCGAATCAACTTAA
- a CDS encoding uncharacterized protein (COG:T,Z;~EggNog:ENOG410PKFB;~InterPro:IPR036409,IPR001303;~PFAM:PF00596) — MPPATVTDDPIDHSQADSRAERPGAPPSVQANLTSSWRQDVHFLGDRAGKVELRSPPKFSNISDTRAHLKQHLAAAFRVFARQGFDEGVAGHISLRDPGNPSLFWINSLSRHFSQIRVNDLVLVSEAGEVLPDGAQSPINGPAFAIHSAIHRARPDLNAACHAHSVYGKAFSCFGRPIEMIYQDALRFYNDLAVYQRYGGTVLTVEEGDRIAAALGPTCRSLILQNHGMITCGRTVDEAAFLFIALDRCCHAQLLANAAVCPGFEKRYISDEQAEFGHRRSGNANKMWLAFQPYYDQVVKEEPDLLL, encoded by the coding sequence ATGCCACCAGCTACTGTCACAGACGACCCCATTGACCACTCGCAGGCCGATTCGAGAGCCGAGAGGCCAGGAGCTCCCCCATCAGTCCAGGCGAATTTGACCTCGTCGTGGAGGCAAGACGTGCACTTTCTAGGTGACAGAGCTGGCAAAGTCGAGCTCCGCAGCCCTCCAAAGTTCAGCAACATCAGCGACACGCGCGCACACCTAAAGCAGCACCTTGCCGCCGCATTCAGGGTCTTCGCCAGACAGGGCTTCGACGAGGGTGTCGCTGGCCACATCTCCCTACGCGACCCGGGCAACCCATCCCTATTCTGGATCAACTCGCTCTCTCGACACTTCTCCCAGATCCGCGTCAATGATCTTGTCCTCGTCAGCGAGGCCGGCGAGGTTCTCCCAGACGGCGCGCAGAGCCCCATCAACGGCCCGGCATTCGCCATCCACAGCGCCATTCACCGTGCCCGTCCGGACCTCAACGCCGCGTGCCACGCACACAGCGTCTACGGGAAAGCCTTCAGTTGCTTCGGCCGGCCAATCGAGATGATCTACCAAGATGCGCTGCGGTTTTACAACGACCTCGCTGTGTATCAGCGCTACGGCGGCACAGTGCTCacggtcgaggagggcgacCGGATCGCGGCAGCCCTGGGGCCGACCTGCCGCAGTTTGATTTTGCAGAACCATGGCATGATTACCTGTGGGCGGACCGTTGACGAGGCAGCGTTCCTGTTCATTGCGTTGGATCGGTGCTGCCACGCGCAGCTGCTTGCGAATGCGGCGGTGTGTCCTGGGTTtgagaaaagatatatttccGACGAGCAGGCAGAGTTTGGACATAGGAGGAGTGGTAACGCAAATAAGATGTGGCTAGCTTTCCAGCCGTACTATGACCAGGTGGTGAAGGAGGAGCCGGATTTATTACTGTAG
- a CDS encoding uncharacterized protein (COG:S;~EggNog:ENOG410PTEQ;~TransMembrane:1 (i133-151o)), which yields MSSTTTTTTTTTAPAATSSCNATLYEIPSRDAACAMPMNGAYHTLMTDCCGSASVISYLDCDYYCLAQNQTIGDLAECLIKGSAAGQVWCNKNANATATGTATVATSATASATEGQKSEPTGSNETVAMGLDIRSVLVLVLVALGGIAYPLD from the coding sequence ATGTCCTCTAcaacaactacaacaacaacaaccactgCCCCTGCAGCAACATCATCGTGCAACGCAACGCTCTATGAGATCCCAAGCAGGGATGCTGCGTGTGCTATGCCCATGAACGGCGCCTACCATACCCTAATGACCGACTGCTGTGGCTCCGCCAGCGTTATCTCTTACTTGGACTGCGACTACTACTGCCTTGCGCAGAACCAGACCATTGGCGACCTTGCAGAGTGTCTAATCAAGGGTTCTGCGGCAGGACAGGTATGGTGTAATAAAAATGCGAATGCTACAGCTACGGGAACTGCAACTGTGGCCACAAGCGCGACTGCGAGCGCAACGGAAGGTCAAAAGTCTGAACCGACTGGATCGAATGAGACGGTGGCTATGGGTTTGGATATTAGGTCTGTGTTGGTGCTCGTATTGGTGGCGCTTGGTGGCATTGCGTATCCTCTTGATTGA
- a CDS encoding RraA family protein (COG:H;~EggNog:ENOG410PUNI;~InterPro:IPR005493,IPR036704;~PFAM:PF03737): MPQDSPSADTQTGPTKLENCTDMNITGGSHSMPINKIGIAERLWQQSDSNLTKKPCSLLSHPSDELALQQPNTNMTGSSILTRLSALDTNAVSDALDFLQLKGATYGLRPLWDCPKIVGRANTVEVGPKTGTAATAHPFAQVIDTVTTDHRILVIAGGLDGVSCWGDIIANASKVKGIRGTIIDGVCRDVDGSRDAGYPIYGRDVTMISGRKRMVQVGAGTAVRVRGITVRQDDYVIADNCGTVFIPAEYINTVVDLAEKITHRENLMIEDVRAGVPVSDVMHDARFQAIGEEITSAAAAAGVKSFIQNPNKASPEDQELVGLFAGLDAPAVSDALDKLGIPGQAFGVMPLANYKKATVGPAFTVRYVPASDPPGSVGDFIDDIAIGDIVVIDNNSRADCTVWGDIMTQYAGIRGITGTVIDGVCRDVNLAIEDQYPIFSTGHWMRTGKDRVQVGGVNEVVGIGRVRVKPRDIVVADANGVVIVPRDRVREVVQVARNIEHSEAQIRHLVTGGATLAQARRELGYHTLQRRA, translated from the coding sequence ATGCCGCAAGATAGTCCTTCCGCTGATACGCAGACGGGTCCGACAAAACTAGAGAATTGCACGGATATGAACATAACCGGTGGAAGCCATAGCATGCCCATAAATAAGATCGGGATCGCAGAGAGATTGTGGCAGCAATCGGATTCCAACTTGACCAAGAAACCCTGTTCCCTCTTGTCCCACCCTTCAGACGAGCTTGCGCTACAACAACCGAACACGAACATGACCGGCTCCAGCATCTTAACCCGGCTCTCGGCCCTTGATACCAATGCAGTCTCCGATGCCCTGGACTTTCTTCAGCTTAAAGGAGCCACCTATGGCCTCCGGCCTCTCTGGGACTGCCCGAAGATTGTCGGCCGCGCCAATACAGTGGAAGTCGGCCCCAAGACGGGCACTGCGGCGACCGCCCACCCATTCGCGCAGGTCATAGATACAGTCACCACCGATCACCGTATCCTTGTCATCGCCGGCGGCCTGGACGGCGTCTCCTGCTGGGGGGATATCATCGCCAATGCCTCAAAAGTAAAGGGCATTCGCGGGACGATCATTGACGGTGTGTGTCGGGATGTCGATGGCAGCCGTGACGCCGGGTATCCTATTTACGGCCGAGATGTGACGATGATCAGCGGGCGTAAAAGAATGGTACAGGTCGGGGCTGGCACGGCGGTACGGGTGCGCGGCATCACTGTCCGCCAGGATGACTATGTGATTGCTGATAACTGTGGGACGGTGTTCATCCCAGCGGAGTATATTAACACTGTTGTGGACCTGGCCGAGAAGATCACCCATCGTGAGAACCTTATGATCGAGGACGTGAGAGCCGGGGTGCCCGTCTCGGATGTCATGCACGATGCCAGATTCCAAGCTATTGGTGAAGAGATCACGTCGGCGGCTGCCGCTGCAGGAGTGAAGTCCTTTATACAAAATCCTAACAAGGCCAGCCCTGAGGATCAAGAGCTGGTAGGGCTGTTTGCTGGATTGGACGCGCCTGCTGTCTCTGACGCGCTTGACAAGCTCGGGATCCCTGGCCAGGCGTTTGGTGTTATGCCTTTGGCTAACTATAAGAAAGCTACTGTTGGACCAGCCTTTACTGTGCGTTATGTTCCTGCCAGCGACCCGCCCGGGAGTGTTGGTGATTTTATTGATGATATTGCTATTGGTGATATCGTGGTGATCGATAATAATAGTCGTGCGGACTGCACTGTTTGGGGCGATATAATGACCCAGTATGCTGGAATACGGGGAATTACTGGAACAGTTATAGATGGTGTTTGCCGTGATGTGAATCTTGCTATTGAGGATCAGTACCCGATCTTCAGTACCGGTCACTGGATGCGGACCGGCAAGGATCGGGTACAGGTTGGAGGCGTCAATGAGGTAGTGGGAATTGGGAGAGTGCGTGTCAAGCCCCGGGATATAGTTGTGGCTGATGCAAACGGGGTTGTCATAGTTCCTCGTGATCGAGTGCGTGAAGTGGTGCAAGTTGCACGAAACATCGAGCACAGCGAAGCCCAAATCAGGCATCTGGTAACCGGCGGGGCGACACTCGCGCAGGCTCGAAGGGAGCTTGGTTACCACACGCTCCAGCGGAGAGCATAG
- a CDS encoding uncharacterized protein (COG:S;~EggNog:ENOG410PWDK;~InterPro:IPR011009), with the protein MDRIHPEGNECHEHFAAWLQVLSQQLPVLALRLTSQRWPGHTVTDVSNLTTSSSTVRCSVAFEDGTRVLLRFPFPGGSHMCAEKLSNEVSVMRYLARTTIIPVPTVFGAGTWDCGPYIITDFIEGIPLSKRLKPSLPNAKRDLERAYHCISQVMLELSKQTFPRIGALVQSLDGKWSVAKRALTATIDDLVQADNPPHSPILNKTFASASEYFTDIATQQVRHLRYQCHKGLLEKHHLKGKYIARCMFRRIARSLETEPGPFRLYCDDFGPSSVLVLSGDNVDFSVTAVTNWESTYVAPNEFTYTAPWWLLFQAAEGWEEDLRRFKNKCNPCLDMFLRVLRTCEDTEIHKGELESSQRLSNRMVDSLDNGLFWFCLAVRKTYILDDIYWTFLDERYFGPLGSLDDRLELLSVDEVDELNELCGDGNGRGKREDCQI; encoded by the coding sequence ATGGATCGAATCCATCCTGAGGGAAATGAGTGCCACGAGCACTTTGCGGCCTGGCTCCAAGTACTCTCGCAACAACTGCCTGTATTGGCGTTGCGACTAACCAGCCAACGGTGGCCTGGCCACACTGTAACTGACGTCTCAAACCTAAcaaccagctcctccactgTACGTTGCTCTGTGGCGTTCGAGGATGGAACCCGTGTACTTCTCCGGTTTCCCTTTCCCGGCGGCAGCCACATGTGCGCTGAGAAGTTAAGCAACGAGGTATCTGTGATGAGGTACCTTGCGCGAACAACGATAATCCCCGTCCCTACTGTCTTTGGGGCGGGGACCTGGGATTGCGGGCCATATATTATTACCGACTTCATCGAGGGGATTCCACTATCCAAGCGCCTGAAGCCCAGCCTTCCCAACGCCAAGCGCGATCTCGAACGGGCTTATCACTGTATATCCCAGGTCATGCTCGAGCTCTCTAAACAAACATTTCCACGGATTGGAGCCCTCGTGCAGAGCTTGGACGGGAAATGGAGTGTGGCCAAGAGAGCCCTTACTGCGACCATTGATGATTTAGTCCAAGCCGACAATCCCCCCCACAGCCCAATTCTTAACAAGACCTTTGCCAGCGCGTCCGAATATTTTACAGACATAGCCACCCAACAGGTCCGCCATCTGCGTTACCAGTGTCACAAAGGCCTGCTTGAAAAGCATCACTTGAAGGGGAAATACATCGCCCGGTGCATGTTCCGGCGCATAGCACGCTCGCTCGAAACAGAACCTGGCCCGTTCCGGCTATACTGTGATGATTTCGGCCCGTCGAGTGTTTTGGTCTTGTCTGGTGATAATGTGGACTTTAGCGTTACGGCTGTTACCAACTGGGAATCCACTTACGTCGCTCCTAATGAATTCACCTACACCGCGCCGTGGTGGTTACTCTTCCAAGCAGCGGAggggtgggaagaagatTTGCGTCGGTTTAAGAATAAATGCAACCCTTGTCTTGACATGTTCCTTCGGGTGCTTAGAACTTGCGAGGATACCGAGATACATAAGGGGGAATTAGAATCATCGCAGCGCCTGTCAAATAGAATGGTTGACTCGCTGGACAATGGGCTATTTTGGTTTTGTCTTGCTGTGAGGAAGACCTATATACTCGACGATATATATTGGACCTTTCTTGACGAGAGATACTTTGGACCGCTGGGGTCTCTAGACGATCGCCTCGAACTTTTGTCAGTTGATGAGGTAGACGAGCTAAATGAGCTTTGTGGGGACGGAAAtggaagagggaagagggaagatTGCCAGATCTAG
- a CDS encoding Zn(II)2Cys6 transcription factor (COG:S;~EggNog:ENOG410PUWP;~InterPro:IPR036864,IPR007219,IPR001138;~PFAM:PF00172,PF04082;~go_function: GO:0000981 - DNA-binding transcription factor activity, RNA polymerase II-specific [Evidence IEA];~go_function: GO:0003677 - DNA binding [Evidence IEA];~go_function: GO:0008270 - zinc ion binding [Evidence IEA];~go_process: GO:0006351 - transcription, DNA-templated [Evidence IEA];~go_process: GO:0006355 - regulation of transcription, DNA-templated [Evidence IEA]) — MARACEFCRRRKIRCDASKPACSTCRNSKRLCVYHNGPPKQRPSTALIDSLQSEKAALEDALSRLKSADDTERRALLDSVVVRNGRISLLDSRSVSTPQSPRPQSAYRTEYGMEQELLGSNAARTRQDDGDATNSDDTDRGDRGVEHKADRALSLTSNSHATSDGIFSSTSVVHVSSSMTSPERPAVSKESLRYQLIANAAMERQREHRLRRLTVIRGIPADLALHLLDLHWSRQHHTFLLTYRPAFMRELERGGRYCSDLLLYAVFACASKFSERPEVRSNPIDPETAGQQFFSRCHELLLVKGLMTQSSIPTVIAMVMLGSTLIARGMASKGWLYTGYAMRMVYDLGLHYDSQEPNEHNVEEIEIRRRVFWGAFVCEKLQSLYLGRPPTIRLQDVRVSQDFMDTFEELEPWEPYNEAITDTTTNKAASSPAPLAHSMTTFQQLCLLSQLMTQIIDKIYYVGATASKTIDQIGALDDALTAWYCGLPAHLAYEPWTKDPLEPPVIVAPNRIILLTTYHSLTVLLHRPFITALSSTSNHNSADTIGTPAFSWKRCTAAARHITSLALSYQSIYPLRKSSYLLSYAVYVACTVHVLNTASLSAAESDSNAHAESSYLLSASLRCLDALAVPNSGAADTARIIRKLMTAKGVQESPTHSEVQASTFHRNLDNCWQFPSDSPTYDDIGQMQPFQDIFIPGQDLLFGFMNDNMHLAAFDMNDTTF; from the exons ATGGCCCGGGCATGCGAGTTCTGCCGCAGACGCAAGATCCGATGCGACGCCTCCAAGCCAGCCTGCTCTACTTGCCGGAATAGCAAGAGGCTGTGTGTCTACCACAATGGACCACCCAAGCAGCGTCCTTCCACTGCGCTTATCGACTCACTGCAGAGCGAAAAGGCAGCGCTGGAAGATGCGCTGAGCCGGCTTAAGAGCGCAGATGATACCGAAAGGCGTGCTCTGCTTGACTCGGTGGTGGTGCGTAACGGCCGCATATCACTCTTAGACTCACGCAGCGTATCGACACCGCAGTCACCGCGGCCGCAGTCCGCCTATCGAACGGAATATGGCATGGAACAGGAGCTCTTGGGCAGTAATGCTGCCCGAACGAGGCAGGATGACGGTGACGCGACAAACAGCGATGATACCGACCGTGGTGATCGCGGTGTTGAGCACAAGGCCGATAGAGCGCTGTCTCTGACGAGTAACAGCCACGCAACAAGCGATGGAATCTTCAGCTCAACCTCCGTGGTCCATGTTAGTAGCTCGATGACCAGCCCCGAGCGACCCGCAGTATCTAAAGAGTCGCTACGGTACCAGCTGATTGCCAACGCTGCAATGGAGAGGCAGCGTGAGCACCGTCTGCGTAGGTTGACCGTTATAAGAGGAATACCGGCAGACCTGGCGCTTCACCTACTCGATCTTCACTGGAGCAGGCAGCATCACACCTTCCTTCTGACGTATCGACCTGCCTTTATGCGAGAACTCGAGCGTGGGGGGCGATACTGCTCTGACCTCTTGCTGTATGCTGTCTTTGCGTGTGCATCCAAGTTCTCCGAGCGGCCTGAGGTACGCAGTAACCCGATAGACCCGGAAACAGCGGGACAGCAGTTCTTCAGCCGTTGCCACGAGCTCTTGTTGGTTAAGGGATTGATGACCCAATCGAGTATACCGACTGTCATCGCGATGGTCATGCTCGGGTCCACACTGATTGCAAGAGGAATGGCGTCCAAGGGCTGGTTATATACCGGTTACGCTATGCGTATGGTTTACGACCTGGGCCTGCATTACGATTCACAAGAGCCGAACGAGCATAACgtcgaggagattgagatCCGGCGGCGGGTCTTCTGGGGAGCGTTTGTCTGCGAGAAGCTGCAAAGTCTGTACCTTGGGCGGCCACCTACAATCAGACTCCAGGATGTTCGTGTGTCACAGGACTTTATGGATACGttcgaggagctggagccgtGGGAGCCCTATAATGAAGCGATCACGGATACAACTACTAACAAAGCAGCGTCTTCTCCGGCGCCGTTGGCGCATTCGATGACTAccttccagcagctctgtCTGCTTTCCCAACTTATGACCCAGATCATTGACAAGATCTATTATGTCGGAGCCACGGCTTCAAAAACAATAGATCAGATAGGGGCCCTTGACGATGCCCTCACAGCCTGGTACTGCGGGCTGCCAGCCCACCTGGCTTATGAGCCCTGGACGAAGGACCCCTTAGAGCCCCCGGTCATAGTTGCACCAAACCGTATCATCCTTCTGACAACCTACCACTCGCTCACTGTGCTATTGCACCGGCCGTTTATCACAGCGCTCAGCAGCACAAGCAATCACAACTCCGCTGACACAATCGGAACCCCTGCTTTCTCCTGGAAGCGGTGCACAGCAGCGGCACGGCATATCACCAGTCTCGCCCTCAGCTATCAATCCATCTACCCATTGCGCAAGTCCAGCTACTTGCTCAGCTACGCTGTTTACGTCGCGTGCACAGTCCATGTGCTCAACACTGCTTCGCTTTCAGCGGCGGAGAGCGACAGCAATGCACACGCGGAATCGTCTTACCTACTCAGCGCAAGCCTGAGGTGCCTAGATGCATTGGCAGTCCCAAACTCTGGGGCTGCCGATACAGCGCGGATAATTCGCAAGTTAATGACCGCCAAGGGCGTACAGGAATCGCCAA CGCACTCGGAGGTCCAGGCGTCGACCTTTCACCGGAACCTCGATAATTGTTGGCAGTTCCCCAGTGACTCCCCGACGTATGACGATATTGGACAGATGCAGCCCTTCCAGGATATTTTCATTCCCGGCCAGGACCTCTTGTTCGGGTTCATGAACGATAACATGCACCTTGCGGCATTTGATATGAATGACACAACCTTCTAA
- a CDS encoding intradiol ring-cleavage dioxygenase (COG:Q;~EggNog:ENOG410PIXU;~InterPro:IPR015889;~go_function: GO:0005506 - iron ion binding [Evidence IEA];~go_function: GO:0016702 - oxidoreductase activity, acting on single donors with incorporation of molecular oxygen, incorporation of two atoms of oxygen [Evidence IEA];~go_process: GO:0055114 - oxidation-reduction process [Evidence IEA]): MQLKNAIHFTVLGSAILAFAHPGHHEKRDSAPVRAYKRDVGHGLAKCASQLEASGLQARSEARRKATVQLHRRQLITRDTDAVLSKSHQATHPVSPSMSPDELFNDTTQKACILGPTAEGETGPYWIPGERVRSEIREGQPGVPVLLEQQYIDVETCKPIPRLYAELWGCNATGVYSGLVAEGNGNPNDLGNRNRTFLRGIQETDADGVVTFYTLFPGHYDGRTTHYHNIAHFGARHLPNNTIAGGTVGHVAQIFLDQDLIEQVESTYPYNTNNIPITLNSVDRVVGQETESGDSDPMLNYAFLGDNIENGLFAWITVAVNVSAVHYPYYTNVYTAAGAVEVEGTADGDPRAIDGGLPQSSAA; the protein is encoded by the coding sequence ATGCAGCTAAAGAATGCCATTCACTTTACCGTCCTTGGAAGCGCCATCCTCGCCTTTGCACACCCCGGACATCACGAGAAGCGCGACTCAGCTCCTGTGAGGGCATACAAGAGAGATGTCGGGCATGGACTTGCAAAATGTGCAAGCCAGCTAGAGGCCAGTGGTCTTCAAGCTCGTTCTGAAGCGCGCCGTAAGGCAACAGTCCAGTTGCACCGCCGACAGTTGATCACCCGAGACACCGATGCCGTGCTCAGCAAATCACACCAGGCAACCCATCCCGTGTCGCCGTCCATGTCTCCTGATGAACTCTTCAATGACACGACTCAGAAGGCTTGCATCCTTGGCCCCACTGCTGAGGGAGAAACCGGTCCATACTGGATACCTGGCGAGCGAGTCCGGTCCGAGATCCGCGAAGGACAACCTGGAGTTCCGGTTCTTCTCGAACAGCAGTATATTGACGTCGAAACGTGCAAGCCCATTCCGCGTCTCTATGCTGAACTCTGGGGCTGCAATGCTACTGGGGTTTACTCCGGCCTGGTTGCAGAGGGGAATGGGAACCCTAATGACCTGGGCAATCGAAACCGCACTTTCCTTCGTGGCATTCAGGAAACCGACGCAGATGGTGTTGTCACATTTTATACTCTCTTCCCGGGCCACTATGATGGACGCACCACGCATTACCATAATATCGCCCATTTTGGCGCGAGACATCTacccaacaacaccattgCCGGTGGGACAGTAGGACACGTCGCTCAAATATTCCTCGACCAGGACCTGATTGAGCAAGTTGAATCAACCTATCCGTACAATACCAACAATATTCCAATCACACTTAACTCGGTGGATCGGGTCGTCGGCCAGGAGACGGAGAGCGGGGACTCTGACCCCATGCTCAATTATGCATTCCTGGGAGACAATATCGAAAATGGACTTTTTGCCTGGATAACCGTGGCTGTCAACGTCTCGGCCGTGCACTATCCATACTACACCAACGTTTACACGGCCGCAGGAGCGGTAGAAGTGGAAGGCACTGCGGATGGAGACCCTAGGGCAATTGATGGCGGCCTTCCCCAGAGCTCTGCGGCATAG